From the genome of Nicotiana sylvestris chromosome 2, ASM39365v2, whole genome shotgun sequence, one region includes:
- the LOC104215796 gene encoding uncharacterized protein, with translation MVIMNSGVKMPENRHCPRVDTYELKLRIERKIGQQKAEKYYSLLSKYLSLKMSKSEFDKCCFVLFGRENICLHNALIRGIIRNACTAKTPPPKDGTMEASFNAKVPNGYQRGSLQSLCRDVFPQSPRKGRTPILRDRKSRDRPSPLGPHGKTHSAACEDFPPKVLEQQSATELLSFGSKPPVEGNSVEEGEEVEQAAGSPGIHSRSPVTAPLGISLNAKGTRKVLYHGSAPLHDTGTCYSSGELPDTSLLMKRLEEKLETEGLKMSTDCVNVLNNGLEVFLKRLIKPCLDLAGSKSQQKHIHHQAVSVSNMTRTIRYNQKPSDLFSVSMLDFRTAMELNPRMLGEDWPTQLEKVSVRSFESL, from the coding sequence ATGGTTATAATGAATTCGGGAGTCAAAATGCCGGAAAATCGGCATTGCCCCCGAGTTGACACTTACGAGCTGAAACTTCGGATTGAAAGGAAAATTGGTCAGCAGAAGGCAGAGAAATATTATTCTCTGTTAAGCAAATACTTAAGTCTAAAGATGAGTAAATCAGAGTTTGATAAGTGTTGTTTTGTTTTATTCGGGAGAGAGAATATCTGCCTTCATAATGCGCTTATCCGAGGAATTATAAGAAACGCCTGTACTGCTAAGACGCCTCCACCAAAGGATGGCACAATGGAGGCTTCCTTTAATGCAAAAGTGCCAAATGGATATCAAAGGGGTAGTCTTCAGTCACTGTGCAGGGATGTATTTCCTCAGTCTCCTAGAAAGGGGAGAACTCCTATCCTTCGTGATCGCAAATCTAGGGATCGGCCAAGTCCTCTGGGTCCTCATGGGAAGACCCATTCTGCTGCTTGTGAAGATTTTCCACCAAAAGTACTGGAACAACAAAGTGCTACCGAGCTTTTGTCCTTTGGTAGTAAGCCTCCAGTTGAAGGCAACTCCGTGGAAGAGGGAGAAGAGGTTGAGCAGGCTGCTGGAAGCCCCGGTATTCATAGTAGAAGTCCTGTAACAGCTCCCCTTGGCATCTCTCTGAATGCTAAGGGAACAAGGAAAGTATTGTATCATGGGTCTGCTCCTTTACATGATACGGGAACCTGTTACAGCAGTGGTGAGTTGCCCGATACCAGCTTGCTAATGAAAAGATTGGAAGAAAAGTTGGAGACAGAAGGGTTGAAGATGTCGACTGACTGCGTAAATGTGTTGAACAATGGGCTCGAAGTATTCTTGAAGCGATTAATCAAGCCTTGTTTGGACTTAGCAGGCTCAAAGTCACAACAAAAGCACATCCATCACCAAGCTGTTTCAGTTTCAAATATGACAAGGACAATAAGATATAACCAAAAACCAAGTGATCTCTTTTCTGTTTCAATGTTAGATTTTCGCACGGCAATGGAGTTGAATCCTAGGATGCTAGGGGAGGATTGGCCAACACAGCTTGAGAAGGTTTCAGTGCGTTCGTTTGAAAGTCTATGA